TCTGTCAGTTACATAGCTATTAACGAACGAAAGATGTCAAGGTTTTTGTATGCCGGTATAGGGTCAGGTGAATAACATTATAGAAgaagataaagaaatattttatcactgCGCAACGATTCGTTTTATATTCTCGTTTTctgtataaaaaactttatattatataatgtacttttattgaatttagattaaaataatattgaattaagtcGTTTTAGTATTTAAGTAAGGAAGAATTTGTAAAATGCAATGGACATTTAAGGGTAATACCatgaacaaatatataaaaagtatgaataattataatgaattctGCAAAATGTTCAGACGGAAGCGGTATAATCGCAAACAAAAATGGTAAAGTGCTTGAAGATCTACAACAGTCATCTTTAGATAACATCAAGTATACTTGTCCTGACTACGAAAtgggtttttaaaaatatcagcgCGCAATCATCAAGTTTATGCGTCTGACTAATTTCAatagtaaataatgtaaaatatttacgtgCACTAAATCTGCTTAAGACGTAATAGGTATTATTCCTTGTGCTTATCTCTTTGCTGACTCTCGATATAATtgctaataaaagtattatgtcATAAAGATGTGTGAGTTACGAATCAAATGATAGTTTAGTAATATAACGTACAATACGTAGGTACACTAAAACAGAGTTTTCGTCACACATAAATCTATATTCTCAAAATACCTTATatagaagtattttttaaaagtgtaCTACCTcgatatattttacgttttccCCTTGTTATTCCTTTTATTGATTGCATACATTTTTTACTCTATTTCTTCGGGTTATTTTATGCGTCATTAAATGTATTGGTTTGGTAAGCTATTATATATCGTTCTTTTCACAAGTTCTGATGTATTTCGGGTAAGCTGATGCACAAGAGAGATTTTGTAGTTTATATATTGAAGAACACAAGTGTGTGAAAAAAACAAGTGCAACCCAATTCCTGTTGAGACTCAGTACTAACGTCATCGAGTGCTTACCAAGTGCCATTTTCAAAAAATAGGCAGCTATTAACGTTTTTTCgtcataaaactaaaatatttttatattattggccCGATCAAAAGCTTTGTTACCAACACATCTCAAAATTCGCAGTCTTTATAAGACTAAAGCCAACTGACTTAAGCCAGGCTTAACACTCAACGAAGCAGGCAGACAATGTAAATTATCTTACCTGAGGTTGGAACCCATTTTCATCGGCGATGTATGTGAGAGCGATAGGTGACCCATCTGGTGCCTTGTAGCTGACACTACCCTCAGCGACTTGTATCTCCTTACCTTCACCTTGTCCGAAATTCTTTACGTATCCTTTCTCTTGCGCTGCTATTTCGTTACCAGTTTcgaatctaaataaaaacaaattgatgaTTTCAACAACTACCACaggaaattatttttcttatttaaaatatatatattaaacaaagtgCTTATAATAAGACGAAAAATTAGTTTCACACGTTGAGTACTTAAGACGTTCGAGTACTTGTATTACAAATTGAATAACGAATATGAAAATAAGCTTATCTATaacttggaatattttattcgtttctgTCTTATGTTATCGAAGATTGTACTCAATagccaatttaattatatcaaaatgtacttGATGGTCTACTATAGTCTTTTACATGCAACCAAAAACAACTTTAGaagagattattaaaaaaagggtAATACGTAACATAGACGCATACATATACAAAACCTAGCTGGTTTTAATCTTGCacaattttattgaatcaaCAAGTTACCTTTTAGTGATATCTAacgtaactttaaatattaagaaattagaAACGCTAGAACACATTATGCTACATAATCTCAGtatacaatataagtataataatttacaattattgtttgttgAAGTTTCAAATAACATCTGTTagcattaattacatttatataatatatcaacagtaaagtatatttaattcgttcatttatatgacatttattttaaatatgtttgattgtaacattcaactttttttatgatctttgttaatgttattttattgatagtgTTTTGTTATTAGTTTGATTGAAATTCTCGCCGTCATTTGAAATTTGACAACACGATTTTGGAAAGTGGAAAATCTCAAAGACTACCCAATATGCGCAAAcatgtgtaaattatttatgatttctaTCCCGTCACCCATATACATGTAGTCCGATTAAAGGGAAATCTAACAAAACAGTCGATTGGCTACAGTAACAGGCCGTAACACCAGACTGCAACACTTTCGACcaattttttgtgtttgttctAAATTTTTACATAAGAGAATTGCAGCCCAAAATTAGCCACTATCATTTCAACGAGGCGGCTCTATACTAAAGCAAAACTACATCGccttatttcgtattttaaaaaaatattgatagcaGATAAGGACCAGTGATTAGTAAGGTTGTGTGTCTTAGCGGAAAATAATTAGAGACCCCTACTCAGTCCACAAAAGTACTTACGCCCATTTATAGGATCCATCTACATTTGGCCCGTCTGATTCAAAGCGAAGTATAGGTATGGGATCATTTCCTCTCTGCGGTTGCGCATTTAAGCTGACAACTAgcaaaccaataaaaaatatagagatctgaaacaaaaaaaaaattaagtatccATACACGtaaaatttacgtttatttttataccctGTCATTATAATGGGGACTCGTCCAATATCATATTATCAATTGAACCGTATGTGGTTTAATTTCAACACATAAAATGACCAATCCCGAATCCAAACGATAACAAATCATTATGTcaaattgtatgtttatttatttatcttattctatggagattaatataatataattttatatgctaGATCAGTTCCGAGGACAGTGCATTTTTAATACTTGTTTATTATTACTTGATTCTACAGCCCGGATTCGACGAACTCCTCGGCAGAAAACAGCataaatacgtttaattattattgaaaatactatttaattgttattgataatttcatttcaaatatgaaaaacgcctaatattattttaaagcaataaattatagtgtaataattgatattataacatAAGCAGGCTTTTTAAATGATGTAGCCATTCAATGGTACCTATTACGCTTTTGTTACTTTATACGTATAGCAATACAATCCAAACTAATTGATGGTTAATCAATTTgtttgttgataaataaaatacattatagttACTGATGACATAGGCTTCTTACAAAATgcctaaaaatatttgttttataaattaacaaaaaatatattttataattaacatttccgtccgtactttactttttaattatccaTGACAGCTACTACagtatggaataaaaatatgatactaAGCAAATCTCcatgaacttaaaataaaatgaagggAATCAAGAGATACGTCATACATCATTGCCATCGTACACATCTAAAGCGTAACGTGAATGGTTCAAATGTTACTACCGGAATGAGGAAAGAAAGGGTTTCATGACTTGACGCTTATCTTGCATAAATTAATGCGATGCTCGAACGAAAAGTACACTATAAACTTCAGCCACttataatatctttaacatttattattattaaagatataatgtaatattaattatgtatttattaaattacatcataaactataattcataaataataactaaaaaaatcagttatcttgaaattataaataataaaataatatttaaaaaaaaatagtattttttttttatttactaattggCTTTTCATGGGGAGATATTGCTTTTGCTCCTCTAAATTAGCAGCTGCGTTACTTCATCatgttttacgttttatttcatcaaagcggttttttttttcagtaatgcTTAAACCGTATCTAATGAATGCGATAATTGTTTTCGAAATtcttgttaatgttttataaataataaaataaattactgtatTTATCAGCTGTCCGACTGAATTCACAAGTGAcacaatttattcaatttagaacCTATACTTGGCAAAGTGTCGAAAATGAAGGGATGTTGCCATCCCACCGAAACCAGGATTGCATAAAGGCGGAAATGACACACACAACAGGTACCCAATTTCCTCATATATCTAAcaatcatgaaaatattttttctttgaaaattgtaatataaaaacgataataataatatttaaaaatcaatgcaATAAGTCTCACCATGTTGTCGGCTGGACAATTATATCAGGTCTGGATTCTCCAAGCTTCACCACAAGTATGTGAACAGTAACACTGCCTTAGGTTTATATACCAGCTTCTTTACCTCTGAACTTCGTGCGACCTGAGCGCATCCCAACGATTCATCTAACGAAGCGCACATTAGCTaacttatgaatatatttattgaacgcACACATAACAAATGCATTTTAAACAATAAGTTACTAATGGATACCCATTATAAGTAATTACAGTTTTATTGAATCCTTGATTGGAATTGTATTTTACGTTTATTGTTAGCAGCGCCAATTTCGGATGATctttgttattgtataaattgaaCCCACGTTTCATTGATggttataaactttttatatttaaatatatctaaacaaTTCTTATTATCATGCGGAAGCTTGCGTTAATTTAACTCGGTACTTTAATTATATGAGATCAAATTAATGGTTCTATTCAGgcatcatataataaaataagctgATTATTTCTCATCAATACGTTTTTAACAGACAATacacaaagtaaaatattattatacatagtaaatatggaataagacttatttatagagatatcaaaatattttgttgctgTATCGGATCCGTTAACCGGAAGACACAAATCTCTGGTAAAATTCTTATACCAATAACAAGGGAAGAGAAAATACACCAAGACATATTTCAATACTcttggtcgtagggctttgtgcaaacccttctaggtaggtaccactcacttatgACCAAACATCAAGTTAGCctgtataactacaggcacaagtgacataacatcccagttcccaaggttgacggCGCAATGAGGATGTAAgggatatgttaatatttttatatatagttgtgATAATTCATCATAAAGTCCACTCGCCattctgcctacctattttaaataaacataccttACGTACATTAAATCTTTTGAGTAAATTTAACGTTATTATCATCTGGATTTTCAATAAGAGAGCTAAGGTTACTGGTTAGTTACTTTATTAACATTCAGCCTGTATTTCATAAGCTAgtcataattaataatcatacaaaaactgctcataatgtattatttcttaagcaacatcattattatcatatcaaattaagttattatcatTACGGTTAAAGTTGAGGCCACGgcacaattgaataaaaaacaatatatactcTCAGTTCACTGAATTTGATgatttaccaaaatatattgtttcggCCTGGTCCtgctgtacatatatataagtggCCCAGAAACAGACGAAGCGTAAACATCAGCCCTACATCAAAACGAACGTCAAAGCCACCGTCAACGCAAAtactaaattgaattttgataaGTTTAAGACAAATTTGTTTACtttgatgaattattatttcatttacgtTAGTTTAGTACAACGTATCTTAAGACTTACTACTAACAATATtaagcataatttattttattgttaaaatataacaattctaCTTATCGCTAATCTCTTATGAATTGTCCATCGTAAATTTTCGATACCGTATGTTGCAAGTTATCTATATACtctaagtattaatattaattaaattcctaATAATACTAGTGGCTGACGACAGTTGTTTATTTCTTATAGTTTCGTTAAAGCAAATATTCAATAGAATGAAAGTAacggtaaatttatatatgcacGCACGCAATTGTTCTagcaattagattttttttaattattttgaatactagtaattacaaaaaaatgctAAGGTCAATTAAGTAAGTAATTCAgtgatcattataattataactcaaaatataactagtaatattaaattttatcgcgTTATGTAAtgcgtatattttaaatatatataaccacGATTATGCTACAATGCAAAATACAGTCGTCACAAATTCGACAATCACTTCACTATCGAAATATAACCAAAACCctaaacatttgtaaataaatcaatgcattatttaatagttaaaaccACTTTATTTACCTACACAACATTTATTAGTGAGGTCGTTACTGTATAAATtgagttatattaaattcaacttcAACATTAGTTAgtagtattaacaaaaaatcaataaaaacacaatatttgCGATATTAAAAACATCTTTCAATACATTAACTTGTTcaaggaattattaaatataacataggaAAATGTAGTATGGGAACACGCTGTATAATGTCAAGGCTTAGATGTTATACGATATACGGAtcttagattaatatttttatctttgttggaaaattttaagttatattatcaACGTATGTAATTTCTgaggtattattaaatttatatatttattaacttaaatatttcaccaggtatagaattatttataaaggttgGGTGAGCGTTAAACTGTAATTCAAAAgctaatagatattttaaataattttaaaactatttattgatattaccttttataaaatataattaatatttttttttctgataaatgtgcaaaaaagaagtaaaaaatggaacaaaaatgtacataatattataaacattcaaCTTTGTCTTTAAACATTGCAAGCGACAGTTTCAGCTActccttttttgtttttaaaattataccaatttctgctattttctttattaatgcaataacttaacaaaaaaaaatttttttttaaaagtaatagctGTCAATTTTCCCCTATTAAACTAGGGAGAAGTATATCAGCTCCTGTATGGATACAAGTGTGGCAGAATGTTATATGACACATGCCCATTTCTTTTCTCAAGCTGTGTTTCATCACTGCTGAGTACGAGAAGAGTTGTTCGTAATCGTAAAAGATGTATGTGTACCAACCGCTGGACCATCTCAGctatttaaggattttttttaatgatatgaaACAAACCTGACCGAGATATTAAACtaagaaaaatatctaaacTCTTTAAGCTTTTGTTGAACAAAATGCAATTAATTGCATGCATATAAAACTGATGTTATTCAGTAAATCATTGTAAGCACCTTATTATCCAAAGATTGCCAAATAATATTGCAAATCAGCCAAAGTGTTAACAAGTGAATCTGACATATAGTGGCAGGctaatcaaatgttttattaaatagaaaccGTTCATTATGGTTTATTTCACCATCGTTCAATACTTGACTTGTCCATAAAGGCcaagtatatatttagtaatacatatacaaatcgTCCATAAATGATCTGCAAATCCTGTTTTGCGGGTGGTATTTGATGACACTTATAAAATACGTACAATCAATGTAACaagaataaatttacattatctGAATTATTGCGTTTAATAAcgtatgaattaataattatagtgtaCTTCTGGTATTTGTTTAGCATGCGACTTTTCATATAGGTACGagtaatcttaaattatattatatacatacattaaattaattattgttaaaagttCGTTCTAATTCGTGTTGCATGAGTGCCTAGTctggttttttaatatttttttattatacaatttaattgtgttatcaattaacatatatttgcaCTACCCTTAGTTTAATGGCTCATAAATATAAGCCATAACATGTTACACCCGAGTACGTCTGTAAAAGATTACTATTAGTGATAGAggccttaattttttattaaattaatctctgtaatattttttatctatctgTTTATTATGATCaggctgatgatgatgaggcTGTGCAAGATATTgctaatattctattaaataaaaaactgtcactaatggtttttataaaaaaaatgtttattataaaataaaaacatttgacattaaaatgttaaaattaccgAAATAAACTAATGttatcgaaatcaaaatcaaaatattctttattcaagtaggctcataagagCACTTGTTGAATTCATTGTAAAGCTTGGTAGCCgcgaccggttcggaaagtagattctaccgagaagaaccggtacaAAACGAATACCGttccccaggaaggatgtattaactttgcgaagtcaaaatctaggtgttattagtttacctttcctcctcgtatCTGTACTTATTGACACCGTTTCTTTCGAAAAGATCTATagtattgtgaatatacataatacataatattattgtaaactgATCCTATGACATTATGCCATTATGCAAACTGTTGTCATGATGAAAGTAAATCCTCTCGTAATAGGGTAAGGTAACCAACACATTCTACCCCAagagacaatatttatttttctggaTACGTCATgatgtataaaacaaatgaaaaaaagtatttaaaggatatatacacatattcatTTCCTTGATTTagttttgtgttatataatgatatatatatattatattttccaacTATACAGACAGCGTTTATCTGAAatcttatttatgtttttatacagAGCGGTGGACCTTCTCAACACTTTATCGTTTAACTAATAACAAGTCacttgtttgtttaaataattaatataaaaaaaaactagttgtAACCGCAGCATCGCACGCGTATTGAtcagtttcatttaaaaaaaattgcataaaatttactCCCTTAAAGGGTccaaaagtaacctatgtctgTCCTTGGGGCTCAAGCTTAATTCGTTCCAAATTTCAAGGTTCAGTGATTTAGGCATGAAAgtataacagacagacagaccatTGACTTTTATGTATACTACTATACTACTAgacaaacacaaaattaaaactgtacaaaattttaattgtgtcagAGTGACGGAAAAGGGAACGAAAGCTGAAGGGGAAAATAGTTCAGTGATTAGGCCGAGACAATCGTGCAGATATGGCACagttttatctttttctttttgtCTCTGAGAGTATTAtagtgaaattatttcatttaataatggtcataattgtaatgatattatatagattaacgCATTTGCAAGgcctccggtgttgcagatgtctatcCATAGGTAGTTCCTtttcatcagatgagcctcATGCTTGTTTGCtatgtatttcataaaaatatatatatataaggattTCAAAGGCACTTAAATACACAccaaatcaataattatatacatatgtaaaaaaacataggaaattataataatttaattttttatttgttaaaaagttcatatactataaatattttttatatatagatttgcatacatactttattcgagACAGCATGTTAGTTTAATGTTTGTCCGTAGCGGAATTCAAATCAACGGTTCTTGTTGATGTTTGCTGTCAAATAGCACTGCATGATACGTGTCATAAGTATTTAACGTCAGactgaaaattaataataattatagtaccTCCACGTGTCTTCTTATTGCggtaattatattcttattttaaaaaaaaacctcaccGTTGTGTATTCAATATTAGGTGTtgaaaacatgttttttatttagtggtgcgtcttatttattatatataatttatatatatatgtattatatttttcaaaatattgacaaaacgtctgtattttatttaattgctctaaagcaattttataataacaataacatctgcattacaaacataaagtatggtaatataaacacattatatattattcaaaagccACGTGGAAGCCACCGTTGCTTGAGGAGCTTCTCTGTTCAAATTCAGTTCTTCCAGCAAGCGCCGTTACATACAGTCATCACAGACCGGCCTCTGCCAccttttgtcatttttaatttatgatatatgtcCTCAATTGTTAACTTAAACGGATGTTATCATTAACCATTATTATAGAGTAAAATTTCGTATGATTTATAGTTCAATACGTTTAATTTCGCCCCATCATTTGTACTCAAATTTCATGAAGACAAAGCTTAACCTAACGTTAACGCAAGcagttttaaataagtatattaatataatcagaaTCAAGCGGGAgaatttgttgtttttgtattatatgaagGAAGATTACACAccttggaaatatatttttcatgataATTTAGTGGGTGTCTGCatacataacaaattatatacaaatacaaaagtcTATTGACTATTCAAATGGaattaggaataaagataaacaaacttatttcacgcgatttgttaataactcagctgtattgtgcactactaagagtttatgattaatatataaatacgtatattatatcCTTATGTATCTATAATACAACCCTATTACGCTAACtacttaattacattttaattttacttcctaaATTCTGATATCATTTTCGTTTAGCTTAGCTTAATTAATAgcttaagccgatttttgtcccagcgaTTATggaacgatagctgcacataaaaaaatcggttatggtctcattttgaagagctgtagccgtagatgtgcagaaaaattaagaggattcttgatttcaatttactaaattgttatgatttaacaaagaatcaattttagagattgaaaaaaaaaaagttactggctggTTAGAGaacggctgtataaaaaaaaattaaaaaccggCCAACCTACTACGACATACGTTGTTctttgttgtattttaataaaaaatattttataactttaaataatgtgtGATCCGTGGTAAAGATGTTTTAACACAACGAGAGTTTATGAACACGTTTATCTCGAAAcaagtaagtattattttttcactgctgacgttaaaaatttaatatgagaaaaaaaagtgattatgactttaatactaaaaataaatactttgacaTGTTTGTGGCAGCGGTTTCATAGAAATGGGAATGTTTAATAAGACTGCCCGTAGTTCCACCTCCTCCTCCTTCTCTTAGTGCTGACCAAGACAAGCTGCACTGATACAGGGAAGCCATGAAAGCTATCGCAACTTCTTCGAAACTTATGGCTCTCCTCATGGGTATATTTCTTTGAAAGGCGAAGCTGATGTTGATCCCTAAAAAcgcttaaaaatattgtttattaacattaaaatgatagtatgttacattattttaaaatatgactcACTTTTACCAACTATAAAGTAAGAGGGTATCAAATTCCAATCTAAAGTTATCTATTATTAAGCGATATCTTCGCCAGCTGctaaattatattgatgattattttaattaatgatattgcGTATCGTAAAGTAGAGTAAATTAATAGCTAGTTaatgacccactgctgggcaaaagcaTCCTCTCCCTTATGATGCAAAGGTTTTGAGCTtaacaccacgctgctctaattcTCTAGTGGAAACATTTTAGACTTGCAGGTTTCcacatgatgttttccttcacctttGAACACGATATGAATCATAAATACTTGGACACagaatcaccggttaagattcacgtcttgtaaCAAGGATATCACGAACATAGGTctgatgtaaatttaaatataccaaaaaaactAGAAGATATATTACTATTCTTCAAAAATGGTACTACGATTTATaccttattaataaacattaaaagcaaaataaattgttgcgaaaaatataacgaaatcgACTTCAAAAATGTAGCTGCATGTGCACTTAAActgaaaacttaaaaataatattttttcaggcgcatcatattattaaatagtagcTAAAGGCAAATTGACGGTGAAAgaagtgtttttataaatgtctaACAGTACtggtttcaattaataaaatgttaaatttttcttaatatataagcTATGCTAATAATATGCAGATAAATCCGATACATCAACTTCTGCTTGGTGAGAATTTAACATGCttttacaatttcaatttaaattcttcTTCTTCCGACTGGTATTTATTAATCCCAGCTATTACCAGGGTTTGCCTTCCGACATAGTCTACTCCACTATGCACAGTCTTTAGCGTCATTCTGTGCAAGTCTAGGCTCTCATGTCCTGCTTCACGACATCCAGCCATCGCTTCCTTGGGCGCCTGAAAAGCCTAGTTccatgtacaaatatattaaggCACTTTCTCCCGACATAGTCCTTAGTTTGATGTGCGACATGGCCATACCACCTCAGACGACGCTCTTGGAGCTTATCTACTAtgctactactactactaagcTACGTCACGGACACCGAGACTACCTCGGATGTACGAGTTGTGTATGCGGTCAGCCCGCTTTACGCCGCACATCCACCTCAACATTTTATATGACTGGGTgctatttttgaaattgtatcGTCTTTTTATGAATCTAAGGATCTTAAAGTAAGCTATTTTATCCTAAAAGGCGATTTTTACGCGATCTAATACACTATTCTGAATGTCCTTTTTCCATCGTTTATAAGGTTGTTTTCTTCCGCGTTTGTTAGGAAGGTGGAAGGGCTAGTGTTGCAGACATTTATATACCAATAGAACTACTCTGTTGGTCAAATCGCACTTCacgtaaagaaataaaaatgactattaGTTAAAGAGGCCACATTTGCATGCAATTTTGATTTTCCTTTTTTCGTAATtactgtttttgtaatttagttgATGCAACAACTAATCCCGCTTTTTTgtcatttcatattataatacactcgacattttgttattgaaataaatttgaggGCTCGATTAAGTCATGAGTAGTACGTACGGCCGATTTCAACTTAAACGATTTGATGCGACTGATTGaacataaaattgaatgttCAGTAGATGCTTTTAGATTTCCTAACGGATTTCAAATGTAATTACTATTGCAACAAAACTACGATCGTAACGTCAGTTAGATCATGAGTTAATTGTCATACTTTGTATTCAAAATAccttataatatgaatataaatagtaaGAACATGGAATGTATTATTATCACgtcaatattgaaattttaaagtgGCTGAAACAGCTAgctagataattatattatatactacaaaTTCTCCGCGAGtcgctgcatcttctggtataattttatgtatatttgtagtttatttcagttagatattttgtaaaaacttcttatttatgaatattgattatttataaatatattttagggtaGTTTTGTAGGGAGGTATTGACCATCTTCGATTTTCAtctgttaaaaaattattaaaatgat
The window above is part of the Vanessa tameamea isolate UH-Manoa-2023 chromosome 6, ilVanTame1 primary haplotype, whole genome shotgun sequence genome. Proteins encoded here:
- the LOC113393589 gene encoding endocuticle structural glycoprotein SgAbd-8-like, coding for MTGYKNKRKFYVYGYLIFFLFQISIFFIGLLVVSLNAQPQRGNDPIPILRFESDGPNVDGSYKWAFETGNEIAAQEKGYVKNFGQGEGKEIQVAEGSVSYKAPDGSPIALTYIADENGFQPQGNHLPTPPPIPPAIQRALEYIAANPQQPGQGQPPAYKNRGKR